The genomic window CGTAGATGGCATTAATTTGTCGGAGAAGACTATGAACAGTACATCATGTACTGTTCACGTGAGTAGCATGCTGCacgttctttttttttcttttcatctttttgttttgttgtaataATTGAGTAGATGCACCAAGGAATTGATTAGTAAAATCTATGTAAAATTGAGAAGGTGTAATAATGACGGGAAAATTTATCAATTGATAGgatttgcttattaaaaaaaaaatatcaattgaTTGGATTTATAGTGCAATAATAGAAGTTATGTAACTCCCATGAAGTTGTAACTTATAGAGAATGGAAGTTACAACgacactttttttttaatatttatattgtgttttatttaaaattaactaaaatgaGAATAAAGGatattttagagaaaaaaatatatcAGTCCCAAACTATGTATCCTCTTTATATATAGGTATTATATAGGTATAGCTATctataaatatttcattcaatttaatatttttttattaaaaaaattaatatttttatctatATTTCTTAACATGataacaaaattaattttaattaaaaataattatttatattaaaaagtaattatttatttttaaataatatttcgtTGCTCAACAATATAAATCATTCACATCAGTAACATCACTCTTTTTCTTAAACACTTTCTCTGAAAAAATTTGAATCACGTGTTTGAGTGTGTATGTATATAGTAACTGCTTTAATGGAATTTACTGGGATGTGGCATTTTCAATACCAAAAACCAAACAAATATTTTGTTCTGAGTCTGTGTCTGCTCCATTTAGGGAAATGTCCGGTTACCCAATTCTTTTTCTAGATAAGCTTACAAGATATAGATTAAAAGTTTAAAAGCATGTGTTTCTCTTGGTAAGTAAATCACAATATAtcaaaatctcttttttttccttcttcatcacaCGCTCaaacatgctcaaaaactcaaatCTTTCTGTCTGTTCTTCTTCCTCACCTTAAAAAGTTTTTCGCCTTAGTGAACTCAAGTTTTCCCACTATGACTCGGATCTCTTAGTCATCTTGCCGTTGTAAACTCAACCAGCTCGCCGCCGTAAAACTTGTAGTTTTCCGTCATTGTCATTTTATGATTCCTTCATCAAATCGTGTTATAGACGGtaaaatttagttttttgttTGAGATTAAAGATGACTTGAATTTGTTGTTTGCATTAAAGATGTGGTGGTGGCATGTATGACTGTTTGTGATTAAAGATGTGGAAAAAAATGAGTTATTTTTTTACAAAAGGTGGAAGATGAATGAAAAATGGGTTTTGtaagaaaaaacaaaaagtaaCGAAAGAGAATGAACTGtgatttaattttcttaaaaaGTTAATATACTAATGTGTCTGATATGTGTGTAGTGTAGGTATGTTTTTACTGATTAATGATGTATGGAATAGCAGTGGGTGGGAGTTGTTTTTTTTAGTTACTTGGTATGTTCAGGACTGTAGAGATGGATTTGTGGTGTATCTTGCAGACATGACTTGTGCATGTGTTTTGTTTTAATGGAAATATATTCTtggcttttcaaaaaaaatcaaagccattaatttttttttgccgCGTGTTGCATATCTAGAGTGAGGATTGAGTAACAGGACATTTTCCTAAATAGAGCGGATACTTACTCTGATAAAAgcaatatattttactaattcatttgtttttcttagttaatttttaattttagaattgaTTTTGTGAATTTAGAGATTGAATACTATGAATTTTGTATTTACAGTTGGCTACACAAAAATGAGGCAACTTCATCATTCATCACCACCTCAAggtaattttgtatatttttatttgatattttaaaatgaataaaaagagttttcatactatttatttttatttcaattttaggtGCAATTGCTCCATTTGCCGCTCTCCCGCCTGAGTTCATCTTCCCTTCGATTTACTTTGGAGATGGAAGTATCCGCAGATCGGATCCATTGCCGATCATTCTATCTGTATTCGCGGGACTGTTAGTTATCCTAATAGTAGTGGGGATACTTCTAAGGAAGTATTTTACTGTAACACCACCACCAGTCTCCGTTAACCAGACCCCACTAGGAGTGCCCGTGCCCGTGCCGATGGAAACATGGGTATCGTACCGACTTCAGGGTAATAACGAAACCGTGCCTGCGCCTTAGGACTTTATTATAGTATagagtaggggtgttcaaaaatatAGTTAATTGAATTGTATACTAGAACTGGACTGAATTGCACCATAAAAAACCCGAACcacttaaatggttaatgaactgaactATTTAATTTAAACAGTTCAAATTCAATTTAGAACCGGTTCAAAACCAGTTTCCTTTTATAAACtggttttattatttaaattaatttctcatgataataataaagaaatttaaaagtaaaaataaatatttctgaaaaaaaaaaaaacttttggaAAAAAGATcggaaagtaaaagaaaaattcaaaaaaaaaaattcgtgGAAAAAAAAACGGAAAATAATTTTTTCCTAAAAAttcagatttaaaaaaaaaaactgattatatatagatttttttattcataacaaAACTGATTATATTATATGATGGCTAAATATAACAAATCTTGGACTATATTTATCATATGATGTCGGGTTTTCCTTTTCCAAATTGCAAATAATTATTTGTAATTTAAGTTTGGTGTccatttaaaataattgattgtAATTTATGTTTTGACTccgtttaaaataattaatttgtttgactgaacatataaatatttcttttattttgattaattaatttattattgattttttaatCTCATAAAAGTCATCCATAGAGTTTATATTTGCAAAAAGAAAATAGTCGAATGTAAATATGTAATGTAAGGTCTGAGAACAATTAAAATTTAGTGTACATTAACAAAGAGATTTCGAGATGTGTGGCGCCTACCGAAACAAACTTgtaactttatttattttatttaatatttaaatttcttctccatatatatatatatatatatatatatatatatatatatatatatattaagaccATATCAAGTGAGAGGACTATTTGGACTAttttaatgagagatgagaggagtTAATTTTAACCATTGGATTCAAATCATTGATTTTGATCTAATTAAATGGTGAGTGGTTTTTATTAATTTGGAAAACACAATTGATGTTAATTCTCACACTTCCCTTCCCTAGCTAACTTTTCTACGTGTATGTTGGATTGCttgttctttcataaaatcataattaatacaaattaaaataaatttcaaccaacgtatattagaaaaaaaaagtaTTATTTTCTTAACTTATGAAAATTGTTTGCATTAGAGTCAAAAAATactataacaaaattaaaaaacaatatgccattaattataatttatagtaTTAGTTTTATACCAATTTTatatcagaagaaaaaaaatgctaTCAATTATAATTAAACTGCCATCAATTTGATATATTAGAATCGAAACAAAATGCTATCAATCATAATTTAAACCAGTTTTATATATTAACCTTAACTTTCGTCAATTGTTTGTATTAGAATTAAAAACT from Vicia villosa cultivar HV-30 ecotype Madison, WI unplaced genomic scaffold, Vvil1.0 ctg.000291F_1_1, whole genome shotgun sequence includes these protein-coding regions:
- the LOC131626459 gene encoding uncharacterized protein LOC131626459 is translated as MIPSSNRVIDVGYTKMRQLHHSSPPQGAIAPFAALPPEFIFPSIYFGDGSIRRSDPLPIILSVFAGLLVILIVVGILLRKYFTVTPPPVSVNQTPLGVPVPVPMETWVSYRLQGNNETVPAP